The genome window CGGTGAACTAGTAGTAACCAAAGATGGGGGAAAAGCCGTTGGACCGAGAGAccaaaaaaaccaaaccaGTGAAAAAACAGACGATAGCAACACGCCAACGACCACGTCAACAGCGAGGGGACAAGGAGAAAGGGGGAACAGGGAACCAGCGACGAGCGAGCGAACACCTAGTACCTAGTAGCAGCAACAGAAAagagaggatggggagaggagaggagaggagaggaaaggAGAGGAAAGGTATAgttacatatatatatatatatatatatctatatgACTGTCTCAAGAACAGGTAAAACATCCAGCCGTCCGGGGCACCCCATACCTACATCACATCTCCAGCTTAACCGTGTTCAAAGGGGGGGTTCCTTTCCTCGGCATCGAGAAGCCCACACAGAGTCCACAAAGCTTGAACAGCGCGGCCCCGGGACCACAGCGTGCCGCCGCCGTGTGCAAGCAACAGGATCGCCAAGCGGGCCAACTTCCCCGCATCCGCGCAATGCCCAGGGCTAGGCCGGATTGGGGTAATCCACTTGACCGACCGAGAGGGCGGAGGTGCCGGTGATTGCCGCTCCTCATTCTCACATGTTCAACTCTTTCTGTGTATCATCAAGTGTTCGTATtccaaagagagagagacagcaAGAGATGAGACGGAAAAGATATCCAGAGAAGGCAAACTTGTCAGAGGAAAACAAGAGTTTCACCCCACGTTCCGGTCTAAGTCTAGTCCCTTCTCAGAAAACCGTACCTGGAATTACCCCACAGTTTCCCCAATCTTGGCTTCTACAGAGCAGCCCACGTTGTTTTTCCTCAGCAAGCTAACCTGGgccagcatcatcaaccaaAGCCTGGAAAGTGGCAACGACATCGAATCGCTCTTTCGGGGAGATGCTATTCGCGGCAGGGTCAGCCTCGCAGCCATATCGGAATAACAAGCATTATGTCGTTTCATCTTCACATTCACATTCACACATCAAGGACCAGGTAATCAACTACCCATCAGtcttcatctcatcatcctcttcccttTGGGGAGGACATTTTCATTCCATGtcatacatacatacaaaaaaaagaaagaaaaaaaaggaaaaactaTCAATGCTCGCTAttccacccatccatcccatgTTCCACGAACCCCTTCTTACTCCTTCTTAATCAAGCTCTCAAACAGCGGCTTCATCGCCTTGGCGCTCTTCTTGGGGTATCTCTTCTGATCATTCTCATAGTCGACATACGTCACACCAAACCTCGTCTCGTACCCCTCAGCCCACTCAAAGTTGTCCATCAGCGACCAGGCCAGGTAACCCCGGACGTTGACGCCATCCTCGGAGAAGGCCTTGGCCATGGCGTGGACATAGTCGTCAAAGTACTTGACTCTAAAGTCGTCCTCGACAATCTGCTCCAGGCTCATGTCGTTCTCGCCCTTGAGCGAGGTGCCGTTCTCGGTGACGTAGATCTTGGGGTAGCCGTACCTCTTGCTCAGCCAGTTGAGCAAGTCCCGGAAACCCTGGGCGTGGGGGCGGAGCCAGAAGGACTGCGTCTCGGGGCCGATGCACTCGCCGCTCTTGGAGTAGAAGAGCGTCTCGAGGTTGCCGAGGAAGTCGTCGTCAGGAGGGGTGCCGGTCTTGTGCTTGATGTAGTTGGCCGTGTAGTGGTTCATGCCATAAAAGTCGTTGGAGCCCTTGACGAGCGCAACCTCCTCAGGAGTGAAAGTGGGGAGGCGGTCGCCGAGCTGCTTGAGCATCGAGTCGGGGTACTTGCCAAAGTAGATGGGGTCGGCAAACCACGAAATGGCGAACTCGATCTTGCGGTCGCAGGCCTCGACGTCGGCGGGGTCCTCGGGGTCCCAGGGGAGGACGGCGTCGCCGTTCAGCGTGATGCCGATCTCGCCGCCGTTGACGGGCTTGAACTCCTCGCGGTAGACCTTGACGGCCTTGCCgtgggcgatgaggatgttgtggCCGACGATCCAGCACTCGCGGGCGCTGTCGCCGACGGCGGAGCGGGTGCGGTCAGAGGTGTGGCCGGGGGCGAAGTAGCCAGAGTTGTAGCCGAGGATGGAGGTGCACCAGGGCTCGTTGAAGGTGATCCAGTGCTTGCACTTGGGGATGGCCTTGAAGAGGACGCGGGCGTAGTTCTCAAAGTCGGCGGTGAACTCCTCCTTGTTGAGGAAGCCGCCGTAGCGCTTGTCGAGGGCGTCGGGGAGATCCCAgtggaagagggtgatgaaggGGGTGATGCCGGCCTCGAGGAGGTCATCGACGAACTTGACATAGTGGTCAAGACCTTTCTGGTTGACGGGGTCGTTGCGGCCACCGAGGGGGATGACGCGGGAccaggagatggagaagcgGTAGGCCTTGGCGCCCAACGACTTCAGGAGGTCAATGTCCTCCTTGGTGCGCTTGTACGAGTCACAAGCGACGGCACCGGAGCTGCCATCAGCGATCTTGCCGGGGATGGCACAGAAGGTGTCCCAAATGGAGGGGCCACGGCCATCGACATCAGCGGAACCCTCGATCTGGTACCTGTGTGTGAGGGAGAACAACGTTAGCCATGCTGATGAGGTAGGTAAGGCAGATAagaggtggatgagggaCAAACTTACGCAGCGGTAGCGAAACCCCACAGGAAATCACTGGGAAGAGACATGATGGGCAGCTAACTCTTTTGTTTCTGGGGGAGGTGTAGGTTGAAGACAGAATCTCTCAAGCAGCCAACACAGATTTGGGGGAGGATATGTGTTATATATACACAAACCTCTGATATGCTGCCATGGGTTTCATGGCCGTTACTCCTCCCATTGTCCCCCCCATTCTCCCGTGTTTCGGACCGTCGACACCGAGAAAAAGGCTAGGCATAGGCTGAGATGGGCGGGTTTGTACCTAGCCGCGTTGCGCACTTGCATCATGGCACGCATACCGCTGTAAGACCGGGTCAAGGACCCCAGTTTGTCTGCTTCTCCACCGCGGGGTAATATCAGTTTTCTTGCGTGTTAGCTcaagcaacaacaagatggaggagatatGGGGCATGGGGGTAACATTGTGATTGTGTTTTCTCACGAAAGTGACCTGCAGATCCCGTGGAagcggagagggagggggaccCTTTCCCACGATCACACACATATCCGTAACCCAATCACAACCCCCCGCCCAGCCTCAAGCGTCGGAGGAAAGCAAAGAAAGATCCGGACTTTTGGCATTCGCCCAGTGATTCCAGAAAGACGGTCGAAACGGTCCTACccccggcagcagcagcaaacccCAGTTTTTGTTTCCCGTACCTTACAGCAAGGCTTTCTCGTAGAGCCGCAAAAAGATCCAGCCCAGCACTGTTCTCATGAAAAAGACTGCCCCGTTCGAAAcccctcttcaacaacaacacatctCATGTGAACCACAAAATGATATTATCCTTTAAAACCCGCGCAAAACCCCACCAACActtttccccctccaccaactgATCAGCTCTCTCCCAACCCACAGCCCGCTTTTCGGAATCCCGGGCCGCAAAGGATCCAGCGCGCCCTTCCGGCTGGGTAAACCTCGGGGAAACTCTTCAAGTTTATCGATCACGagtccctcccccctctcaacaGGCAGGGGGGGCAATTCAATCAACGGCAGGACACCGCCCGCGCTGCCGAGATGAGCCTCTTCAACCTGCCGCCCAGAGTATCTACGCGAAAACAACCAAACTCCTAGATACAAAAAGCGGTGTCGCGTATGGCAAAATGCCGGCTGTGGCTAATCCTCGGCCGAACTGACGATTCACATCCCTCAGTGATCATCAACCCACCCGGAACAAGCTTCAACTTTGCTTGTTCGTCCGGAATACCGTCCCTTTTGATCCCTCTCTCATTCCTTGCATCTCCCGGCAAGCCGGACCTGCATGAATTTATCTTACGGTCTACTCAGCCGAGCACTTGCTTCGGGATATCTTCGggttgagagagagagtgtgtgagagagagacggTAACTCGTTCCGATGATTATATTCTCTGGCGGTGACCCAAcatcttgttttgttttgattGTTCCTGTCTGGTGTCTTGGTGTTGCCATTTGTGTCTTGATGTCGGTCCAAAACCAGACAACCACCTGACATTATTCTTACAAACGGTGAAGTtaagtaaagtaagttaGTTCTCTCTTTCAACAAACTCGTAATAACAACGTGATAATTACTGTGTAATAAACTCCAGATATGccccctccctttctctGCAAACAAAGTCCCACCTGTACTGTTGTCCTCTCTAGAAGACATGATCAATAAGACCCCGATTCACCATACCGAAGAAAAACCAACCCAAGCAATATCAACTGAGTTCCCTTAGCACAACCAcgccccccctttttttttaccggtcaccatcaacctcaccatcatgcccccccctcaacggcccatctccctcccaccacccccctccgccaactcaaacttcctcttcctccccccttccccctcagtctccccctccagctcctccccatcGACCCACTCGCTAATCTCATACTCAACCCTTCTAACCCCCCGGGCtcccctctcttccctcacaaccctcctcatctcccgtctcctcaacctccccaatctactcccctccaccaacccctcaaaccaatcactccccctcttcacctccaacccatcatcccccgtttgtccctttccctcctcctcagcatcaCTATCACCAGGCGACGTACCAGTCAGGTTATCAATCTTGCTCAAATCGCTCTCCCAGAGGGAGTTGACAGTAACTTGTAtatactccccctccccctcaggaCTCGAAGTGTGATACGACAGCGGCGTCCCGCAGTACCCGCAAAACGTATGCAGAGTATTCGGTGCGTTGGGGGGTGTATAAGACCGGTGAATCAACGAGTGGGACTCGTCtgggaggacggggagggtgagggagcgGTATGACGAGAGGGGGacgcggaggaggggggtgaaggggtggCCTGAGAGGGGGTGGTTAGCTTGGGATGTAaaggggggagatgttgggggaggggagggggggtgcgTACGTTGATTAAACAGCAGACGAGCAGCTTGACTACCCGTCGAAGAAGACGGTGTTTCTTGTTTGGGGAATTGCACAATGTAGATATTCCGACCGCATTGGCAGCcgccgtggaggagggacaTTTTCActgggctggaggggggggggttggttatcgggtgagagagagagagagagagagagaaagttTTGTTGACGAGGTGATCGAAGTTATCACAGCCACCGAATCGAGGCTTCaaagctggtggtggtggtgtttaaGTCGTGAAGCGGGGTGATGGTGTTTAGCTTTCCCAAAGTCGATAGCAACAAAGCGACAGTTTGTCAAGTCAGTCAAATAGTGCGTGCGCAGCGCGGGGTTGGGAAGCAAGAAAGTCTAAAATGCCCTTATTGACAAGAAAATgtgcacacacacacacacatacacacacacctgCCGCTTGACATCAGATGGGAGTGATGTTATAACCTAGCAAGCAGGAGCCGGAGCAAACGAGCCGAGAGGTGCTTGCAAGTGACAGACAGGATCGAGAGGTTTCTAGAAGGTGTTGACACCTACCCAACATACTTGACTTATTTCCCAGAACCGGATTTGCAGACAGTTTCCATATAAGGTTTACGGTGCTACCTGGAATATGCCTATCTAATTACCCCGAGACGGGAGGGGCGCTCTTTGTTGCTTGTGTTCGTTCCCGGTGGTCTAGGTAGGAGAAGAGAATGGGCACACAATGAAAGTGCAACGTATCGGACTAGTCGGCCATGTTGGCTAGGCATGGTAGCCTGCTGCATGAGCGTTTGTGGGACTGCTGCAGGCTGCTCGGAGAATACTGGGTGTAGGTAGATGTCAGCCCAGTAGGGTTACGTCTATGGTCTCCCGATGCCGTCGAGTGGTTTGACAGCCAAGATGTTCAAGGAAATTTGGTGAGATTAGGAGAACAATAATATCGAGCGCTGTTCAGCGTTGCCCATGAGTGCTGTATCTTAATTGATTATCGTGAACTGCGTGATTGCAGCCTCGTTGATGCTAATAACTTGGATTGCCTGaagcaggaaaagaagaaaaaaaaagatgagaGATTAGCTGCAACTCGTTTCGATCGAGTGACCTCCGGGTTATGAGCCCGGCGCGCTTCCGCTGCGCCATGCAGCTTGTTAGTCATCTCCTGATGTTTGCTGTGGATTACAATTCTGCTTATCATTGTGGACTGATGGGCGCTACTATtgtgggtttttttttcgtcctcAAAAAGTTGAGGATGGCATTGTGGGTTTGTGGATGAATGAAAGGCAAGGATGCGTATGTGGCTCTGGGCGGGTACATGCGGGTTGCATAAGCCATCCTCACTGTCAGGCTGTGAACAAACAGAAGAATTGGCACTGCAAGTCAGTAAAATGTGCAATCTTTGTCAACTTGTAGTTTTTAAAAACAAAATGGTGTTGAAAGATTGTCAAGAggccttaaaagatagtcAATATGGCTTCAAAAAATAGTCAAGAGGCCTTCAAAATAGTCAAGAGGCCTATTCACTTTCTATCCAGGCATGGTTCAGAATATGATGCACATTGGCTTACTACTTGTACAGCACCAATTATTCTGTCCACTGCAGGGGAGCAAGGCAAAAATACCAGTAACACATCAATGATGAGAAGGGCAATAGGGGTTATGAATCATAGCATTAACTCCCCTCCTCTATACATCCACTCAAATATCCTAGCAGCCTCTGCCTCTCTATCCTACcacctcaacatcaccaccgcctccctctgTCAGTGATcaaacagaaaaaagaacaaacGCCTAGGTTCATGGTCCCATGGTATATTAGAGCAGAAtctcatcaacaacttccccatcatcttacaacccccctccacccaactAACAAACAACAAATAACTAAAcaccaaaaaacaaaaaggggTATGTAACAGTGATAAAACTTATGTGCAAagatgaaaaaaaaaaacaacaacaaaaaaaacaaaaaaaactcaTCAGTCATACGCGTACAAGATATGTCAAGACCGATAACAGTGGTTTgtgcaaaagaaaaaaaaaacccaacgGAAAAAAACCCTAAGCAGTCAAAGCAGGGGGAGGAACCGTCAAGTCTGGTACTTGCGGTtgcccatcaccctcaccgcccGAGGCCCCAGACATGGTAGGCGACGCCGGGGCGATTTCTGGATCGGGGATTTGAATATCAAGCTATCCCGCAAAGTTAGCCATCTGCCACCCCATCCAACTCCCaagaagaaacaagaacTCACACTCATGTaccccgtcctcctcaacggcacAATCTTGGGCGGGATCACATtccccccctcatccccaggGTGATCCGCCCTCACcgtcttctccatctccttaTTCCACTCTTCAATCcacttctccaaccccttcagcCTGCTCTTCACCCCCGTAAGTCCAAAGTCAtcccacaaccaccccgtCGCCAAACCGAGTACACCGTCCAAAATGTTCCTCCAGTTGTACGCGCTAAAGGCCGGCACGAGCTCGCTGTTGAGTTTTTCTATTACTCTCCTAAATTCCTGCTCGCTTACTCCTGCTGGGTCCAAGATGTCCGGGtagaggttggagaaggtCGGGGCGAGGTCACCTTCCAACAGCCAGTCCCTACGGATGCGGATTATACGTGTGGTGGTGTATTCTGGCGAGTCTATCGGCACGTGAGGGTTCAGATGTGGGTAGCAGGGATGTTGGGGGCCCCATTCCTCGCCATTGTCAGGTTGCTCATCTGGGTCGCCCATGATGGAGGAGTCAGATGACATTTCGGAGCCGATGCCTGACATGCGGGAGGCCATGGACAGACGCGGGTTGGCCACGTCCGGCCCACGTTCCAGGTCGCGGGAGTAACGATCTCCTGCGCCGACATTGTTGTCCGGCTGGGACGGTAATGGTGGTGGCGCCATGACTTCTTTGCctttcccttttcctttGCTGTCTCCCCTCTGGTGTTTCGCTGTCGATTGATCAAAACTGAGACCGAATGGTACTCGAAGACGTGACGAGATGCTCTGGCCGCGGCTTCTGGTTTTTCGGAATTCGGACACGGAGAAGAGGTGCTGGGATGGGGGCTGTTGCCGCAAAAAGGATGGCCCTGGATGGCAAGCCTCGACcggcgagggtgaaggtgTGGCGCGAACCGATGGCGGAAGGCTGATGCGCTGCTCGGCGCCGGCGTTGCGTTCGAGATGAAGACTGATCCGGTTCGAGATGGATTGACGCGGTCGCTGTTCGGGACTCTGTAAAAGTGGGTGCTCACCAGCGGCGGCCCTGCTGGGCTCCTCGGCAGTGGCAGGGGTAACTGTCAGCGGGacgggcggaggaggaggtgaagacgGAGCACGGCGTCTGCGAGCAGTGCCGTCGGAAGAGGTTGGTGTTCTCGGGGTCGAGTTGGTGGGGTTCCACAGACGGGCAGGCGAGGTTCGTTGGAGTGGTCGGTGGAAAGGGGTACCGCGGGTCCGGAATGGAGACTGATCAGGGAAGGATGATTCCTGGGTGCTGGGTCGGCCCCGCCGTAACAAACTGCTTTTTCTGCGCAACGGCCGGCCGGGCGCTACTGGTTCGAATGGCGGAGCGGCGGGCGCGGGAGAATcgaagggggaagggggctgCTTGGTCGGCGGAGACGACAGACTCGTGTTTGTGTGCTGGGTCGGTCGGGCGGCGGTTGACGCATCTAGGGCGGTATCTTGCTCGTGGGGGGGCGCGTGGGAAGCCGTCGGAAAGATGTTCTAGGGGTGGCCGTCTCGGGGACGGCCTCCTCTAGGTACAGAATGTATAAGTGTCTGGAGACGGTGGGCAGGCGCAATCTTCGGCTGGTGCAATCACAATCAGCTCATCAAAATTACTAGCAGTTAGTATCCTCCCTGCTAGTAAAATCTTGTATTGCGCCTGTGGATTGCCGACTGCCACTCTTGTCGGAGTCGTGGCCCAGGGGATAAACGATTGACAGTGGTTGGCGGCGTGGGATGCGGACTTGATGGAATACTCTCTAGAAATGAAAACGATTGGACTACGGGATAAATTGGAAATCGCTGTGATGGCCGACACAGCGTGACGCTGACCTCTGATTTGCGACGACGTGTTGGGAGTGCTGCGGCTTTTTACATGTGCCACCCGGCGGCAGCTGGCGGCTGTATCTATCTTGGCAGCACGATCTTCAACACAACTTCACAGGGTGGTCATCTTCGGGGGGTTAACTGATGAGTTTCGTAGCTATAGCTTCAAGGCCGGAGACTTTTGAATTCATTGAGCCTCATTCACTTGCTAAGTAGACACTGCCTGATTTGTGTGTGTTCCACGTAGGTGGATCAGTCGTGTAATCGACATTCTTGTCCGTTGTCTTTTTACGTAGAGGAAGAGTTCTTCTGCATCATTCTTTTTCATTTCGGTTCTAGCACTTCAAGTCCGGGTTGATTGTTACATCTGAGACTCTATCGCGGAGTTGGTCGAGTCGAGTCGAGAGAAAACGTCAACTTCAAATTTGCCTGGAGAGCCAAACAGAAGAAACGTGAACCATGTATGGCCTGGCTATAAGCCGGTCGACAATGCTCATAAAAAGAGATCCTAAAAAGGGTCTTGGAgcaaaaacagaaaaagagTTCAGCGCCTGAAAGTGGAATCGAACCCGTCGGTTGATGACAGTCAGAACACCTACGTATCTCTTTTCGGAGTGATCTGGTTTCGTGAGTAAACAGAGCGTACCATAATACCACTTGACCAAACCACCCTCCGAGGCATTACCGCCCGTGTTATATCTCTGCAAAATCCTAAACTATATCCCCCACGACCCGTTCCACTGGCCGCTCCATTCCCATACTTGCTCACCGAGCAACAATTCTCCAACTTTGCAAGGGTATTTCTTTCCAAAACCTGCCCGCCTCTTTAATGTGCCCATTCCCACGTCCATGATGCTTTAGAATACAATGCGCGCCTACCAAGTGCAAGCAGACAACCTGGAAGGAAGGTACATATCCAAAACTGCAACTAGGGTATCACCACAGAAAATCATTAGTGGGAACGTAACAGATCCCCCGCTGAAGATGTGGGGAAGGCGCCGGGAGGCCGGCACCTAACGCGGGACCCCGCAAAGCTTATTCGGGTGGGGAAAGAACGGGCAGGTCAATGCCGTCACCCACCTCTCTCCAATCTCTCGAAGCTCAACTGTTGGTTCTTGTTCTGTTTATTCCTGTCATCATTATGGCTTTTCCAACCGCTTTTTGAAAAAGATTTATTATCTTGTTGTTTGTTCCGTTCTGTTACATGCGTCTTGCCAGTATAATACCACCCATCACTACGTCACGCCCTCCAGCTGAACCGAGACACTGGACATCCCTGCCATCACATGAAGGGAAACATTTCTTCCATATCCCAGTCATGAATCATCGCCTCAGACTCACGACCTCGTTGGACTCATGCCCTGGTCCAAGTTCCCAGGGCATATCAACAGCCCTGGAAACCATGCACGAGGAGTCGGAGTCTGTCCACTCCGGGCACCGGTCACCAATGTCCGGTGGTACCGCCCCCAGCGCTTTCGAGGACGACCGCGGTCGACGTCGAAGCTCCACTTTCTCAGTGTACAGCTTGAACGAAGCCGGGCGTGGCCTTCACGATGAGATTCTCGATCCAGGGCCGTTTATACACCGAAGCGAGGTATCATGGGGAGCGACACTTCCCTTAGTATTTGCCCTCCTCCCGGCACTGGTCGGGCTAGTCTTCAAAAACGGCAGCTCGGTTATCACCGACCTCATTTTGTTGGGGCTGGCGGCCGTCTTTTTGCACTGGTCGGTAACGGTGCCGTGGAAGTGGTATCATGCGTCACAGCAGGttcgggaggaggaggggtcggtTGTGGAGAGTGCTTTTCAGGACGACAGCGGGAGCGATGATGCTGTCAGCCCTCGGCAACAAAACCCCGGGCCGGATGAACAACAGCCATCACAGCCAGATCCCCAGACCAGCAAGATGGACCGCCGCGCCAAAACCGCCAGCCAAGCCCTCACGCTGCTCGGTCTTCTGGAGTGTGCCGCTTTGTTGGCTTGCTTTGTCGCCCCCGGGTTGGCGGCTTGGATGCTCCACCACGGCCGGAACCATTTGTCGCGAGGctcggaggggttggtgtcaAACTTTAACCTTGTCATCTTTTTTATTGCGGCGGAGATATCGCCCGTGTCACACTTTATGAAGCTTATCCAGGCCCAGACGCTCCACCTCCAGAGACTGGTCCAcagcaactccaaccccTACCGGCAGGAAAAAGTCACGATGAATCAATGGAGGGAGTTGATTGCGAGGTTGGATGAACTCGAAACACGGGGACTGACCAATGCTCCGTCACCAGTGGAGGCAGACACGAGGCGGGTGCATGCCAGTCTTGTcagggaggtgaggaatCAGATACAGCCTGATATTGATGCGTTGAATAGAGCGGTTAGGAGGTATGAGAAGAAGGCTAGGGTCCTGGCGGTGCACACGGAGGGGAAGTTGAGGGATCTGAGGCAGAGGGTGGATGATGCTATTAGCTTGAGTGCTGTTGTTGCAGGGAGGGGGCGGAAGGGGACGGAGTGGGAtttggtggggtggtgtttggggggggCGGTTTGGGTTTTGATGTTGCCTGTCAGGGAGGTGATTAGGGGGTTGGCAAAGGTGTTGGCGGGTgtggggtggttgatggggattaaagaggaggggggggatgaagtcatgagggggaagaagaagggggagatggatggatcAGAGGTAAAAGGGAAAggaatggggagggagacgaggaggagcgggaATGCAAGTGGGAGTGGTGCTAGTGGGGGGAATGGCGAGATGGATGGATCAGTGGtaaaagggaaaggggtggaGAAGTGGATGAGTGGTAGTAGGAGTGGAAGCGGGAGTGGTGCCAGTGGGGGTAGGGGGTATCTTGGACGGAGGATGTGATTGGGATGGGGTGTGGATATGTAGGTTAATGTATGAATGAGGCGAGagtgttttttctttctagCGGATGGGAGTTGGTTTGGAATGGGTTATGTGAATAATGAAAACAGGGAGGTGGCTTTTGGCTATAGCGTTAGCTACTCGATAGCAATGGCTCTTTATgaactttatttactatGACTTCACACCGACGTCTTTTATTGCAAGGGAATGTGTGTGTTTGTAAAGTCTTGACGATATTGTGGTTGGGGCGAAGATGGTAGGCTGTGGTATGGGTTGTAAGCGGTGAAGCTAAGGAAGAAGGTGATGTTCTTTGATTGAGTGTTGGGTACATCTGGGGGGTGTTACACTGTGGGGGGGACTGAACTTTTGGATGATGTAAAGGATAGCAAAGAGCTTTTTGAGACACGGAGGTCGAAAGCGGGTCGGTGGAGTTATTTCTACTATTCTGGTGCGAAGATCTACCTTGGAGTATAGTGTTTGTACTTGATGTAGATATTAAAACGTTGCTACAGGCGTTGAATGGGTGGGATAGCATAAAAATGTGAACACCATCTCTTTTTgacccttttcttttcttttccgttctttctttctcttggGGGGGTTCCAATTTGCAGAGGTGCTTGTACAATCCGAAGATGTTGCTTGCCAGGGATATTGAGCGTTGATGCCATTTTGGGCCCCAGATGTTGAACCATAGGAGGTTGTCAGTTGTCAACGAGTTACCAGGACTAACTAACTTCCTGGATAGTTGGGCCTGGTGCAGATAGTATTTTGTTCATGGTCTAGTAGTCTTACTCGTTGCCGGGTTCACGCTGACAGTTTGATTCTTGCCCGTCTGCGAGCCGGTAAATGGTCCAGGTTTAGAAGGCAAGGATATCCTGGCAGGGTTGGGTAAGTCCAGCTCTTTTCGGCTGCAGATATCAGATCAAAAAGTGAACATGTTCGTATCTGTATGTTTCCACTGTCTGTCTCATATTGCTTACAGTTTGTGACGGTTGTCATTGTCAACGTCTTGGAAGAGGCGCCGAGACGGGCAGTTGAGACGTCCGGAGGTGGACTGTCCTTCCTCATCGAGTCTTCAAACAAACACAAGCCCAAGAAAGGCGTGCATAAATGCATTGGTGCCAAATGTGGAAGGCATGATGGTTGAACAGTAGTCAGCTTCAGGTTCGGCCCATGGCAGCCTCGATGAGGGACGTGCACTTGTGGGGTGACATTTGCCCCTGCAAAGCCACTCCACTTGTCCTTTTCTAGCTCCAGCTTGGCGGGAATATGGCGCTAGCTGAAAGTTAGCCTTGCGGGAAGAGTGGAGAGGCCGTAGCTTTTAACATCGCATTGTGACATCACCACTGCCAATTGAGAACGACAATTTTTCTGCATCagaaggaggttggggaagggaCTTGTGGTATATGAAGTGGAGGGAACAAAACAACCCAAGAACAGAAAGAAGTTGACCGCTTGAAGAGGGGCCAATGTACTGACTGATAGTGTGTCCCATTTGCCAGATCAGGGCAGGTCTTAAAGCCACAGCAGGGGAAAATACCAGCTTTTTCTCGTTTTTCTCATTCCCCGCTCATGCTGCTGGCTGTCGCGCTGGCAGATCCACATCCAATAAACCCGAGATCATCGACGAGCATTGTGCAGCAGAGGACGCAagtc of Podospora pseudopauciseta strain CBS 411.78 chromosome 7 map unlocalized CBS411.78m_7, whole genome shotgun sequence contains these proteins:
- a CDS encoding uncharacterized protein (EggNog:ENOG503NZT3), which translates into the protein MRLASIIPPITTSRPPAEPRHWTSLPSHEGKHFFHIPVMNHRLRLTTSLDSCPGPSSQGISTALETMHEESESVHSGHRSPMSGGTAPSAFEDDRGRRRSSTFSVYSLNEAGRGLHDEILDPGPFIHRSEVSWGATLPLVFALLPALVGLVFKNGSSVITDLILLGLAAVFLHWSVTVPWKWYHASQQVREEEGSVVESAFQDDSGSDDAVSPRQQNPGPDEQQPSQPDPQTSKMDRRAKTASQALTLLGLLECAALLACFVAPGLAAWMLHHGRNHLSRGSEGLVSNFNLVIFFIAAEISPVSHFMKLIQAQTLHLQRLVHSNSNPYRQEKVTMNQWRELIARLDELETRGLTNAPSPVEADTRRVHASLVREVRNQIQPDIDALNRAVRRYEKKARVLAVHTEGKLRDLRQRVDDAISLSAVVAGRGRKGTEWDLVGWCLGGAVWVLMLPVREVIRGLAKVLAGVGWLMGIKEEGGDEVMRGKKKGEMDGSEVKGKGMGRETRRSGNASGSGASGGNGEMDGSVVKGKGVEKWMSGSRSGSGSGASGGRGYLGRRM
- a CDS encoding uncharacterized protein (CAZy:GH1; EggNog:ENOG503NYFB; COG:G), translating into MSLPSDFLWGFATAAYQIEGSADVDGRGPSIWDTFCAIPGKIADGSSGAVACDSYKRTKEDIDLLKSLGAKAYRFSISWSRVIPLGGRNDPVNQKGLDHYVKFVDDLLEAGITPFITLFHWDLPDALDKRYGGFLNKEEFTADFENYARVLFKAIPKCKHWITFNEPWCTSILGYNSGYFAPGHTSDRTRSAVGDSARECWIVGHNILIAHGKAVKVYREEFKPVNGGEIGITLNGDAVLPWDPEDPADVEACDRKIEFAISWFADPIYFGKYPDSMLKQLGDRLPTFTPEEVALVKGSNDFYGMNHYTANYIKHKTGTPPDDDFLGNLETLFYSKSGECIGPETQSFWLRPHAQGFRDLLNWLSKRYGYPKIYVTENGTSLKGENDMSLEQIVEDDFRVKYFDDYVHAMAKAFSEDGVNVRGYLAWSLMDNFEWAEGYETRFGVTYVDYENDQKRYPKKSAKAMKPLFESLIKKE
- a CDS encoding uncharacterized protein (EggNog:ENOG503P374); translation: MSLLHGGCQCGRNIYIVQFPKQETPSSSTGSQAARLLFNQRHPFTPLLRVPLSSYRSLTLPVLPDESHSLIHRSYTPPNAPNTLHTFCGYCGTPLSYHTSSPEGEGEYIQVTVNSLWESDLSKIDNLTGTSPGDSDAEEEGKGQTGDDGLEVKRGSDWFEGLVEGSRLGRLRRREMRRVVREERGARGVRRVEYEISEWVDGEELEGETEGEGGRKRKFELAEGGGGREMGR
- a CDS encoding uncharacterized protein (COG:S; EggNog:ENOG503P2FD), translating into MRQPPPDRPSTQTRSPFRTRGTPFHRPLQRTSPARLWNPTNSTPRTPTSSDGTARRRRAPSSPPPPPVPLTVTPATAEEPSRAAAGEHPLLQSPEQRPRQSISNRISLHLERNAGAEQRISLPPSVRATPSPSPVEACHPGPSFLRQQPPSQHLFSVSEFRKTRSRGQSISSRLRVPFGLSFDQSTAKHQRGDSKGKGKGKEVMAPPPLPSQPDNNVGAGDRYSRDLERGPDVANPRLSMASRMSGIGSEMSSDSSIMGDPDEQPDNGEEWGPQHPCYPHLNPHVPIDSPEYTTTRIIRIRRDWLLEGDLAPTFSNLYPDILDPAGVSEQEFRRVIEKLNSELVPAFSAYNWRNILDGVLGLATGWLWDDFGLTGVKSRLKGLEKWIEEWNKEMEKTVRADHPGDEGGNVIPPKIVPLRRTGYMSLDIQIPDPEIAPASPTMSGASGGEGDGQPQVPDLTVPPPALTA